The following coding sequences lie in one Streptomyces venezuelae genomic window:
- a CDS encoding response regulator — protein MVVDDHPMWRDAVARDLAEAGLDVVATAGDGEQAVRRAQAAAPDVLVLDLNLPLKPGVQVCKELVGANPALRVLVLSASGEHADVLEAVKSGATGYLLKSASTEELIDAVRRTAVGDAVFTPGLAGLVLGEYRRLATEPAAGTPEDPRAPQLTDRETEVLRLVAKGLSYKQIAERLVISHRTVQNHVQNTLGKLQLHNRVELVRYAIERGIDSA, from the coding sequence ATGGTCGTCGACGACCACCCCATGTGGCGCGACGCCGTGGCCCGTGACCTGGCCGAGGCGGGGCTCGACGTGGTCGCCACGGCGGGCGACGGCGAGCAGGCGGTGCGTCGCGCGCAGGCCGCCGCCCCCGACGTCCTTGTCCTCGACCTGAACCTGCCGCTGAAGCCCGGCGTGCAGGTCTGCAAGGAGCTCGTCGGCGCCAACCCCGCGCTGCGCGTCCTGGTCCTCTCGGCCAGCGGCGAGCACGCCGACGTCCTGGAGGCGGTCAAGTCCGGCGCCACCGGCTACCTGCTGAAGTCGGCGTCAACCGAGGAGCTGATCGACGCGGTGCGCCGTACGGCGGTCGGCGACGCGGTCTTCACGCCCGGCCTCGCGGGCCTGGTCCTCGGCGAGTACCGCCGCCTGGCCACCGAGCCCGCCGCCGGCACCCCGGAGGACCCGAGGGCCCCGCAGCTCACCGACCGCGAGACGGAGGTCCTGCGCCTGGTCGCCAAGGGCCTCAGCTACAAGCAGATCGCCGAGCGCCTGGTCATCTCGCACCGCACCGTCCAGAACCACGTCCAGAACACCCTGGGCAAACTCCAGCTGCACAACAGGGTGGAGCTCGTGCGGTACGCGATAGAGCGCGGCATCGACAGCGCCTGA
- the macS gene encoding MacS family sensor histidine kinase has translation MAKREKVMRMSVEQPLWRALTAYRVLTMLYAIGLFVAAHEKLDRPWLAIAYYAVLAPWTLATLPRVANAASCTRRFLFADLTVALVGILLTPLADSQQRITDGSPTLPSIWTAGSVLAFAIKGGWRWAASASLLVGVANVVQRGAFSRDTLHNVLLVCIASIAIGYVVELARASERTLARALEIEAATRERERLARDIHDSVLQVLAMVQRRGTAIGGEAAELGRLAGEQEVALRTLVAGGMVPASHVSEDIAQGAVVRAFEVPDNGPDEPDDAAPRDLRPLLAAHAGSKVTLSEPGAPVLLAPGTARELAAAVGAALDNVRRHAGAEARAWILVEDEPDEVIVTVRDDGPGIPEGRLVEAEGEGRLGVALSIRGRLRDIGGTAELISVPGQGTEVELRVPREQARDTRGKAGKAR, from the coding sequence ATGGCCAAGCGCGAGAAAGTCATGAGGATGTCGGTCGAGCAGCCGCTGTGGCGCGCGCTCACCGCCTACCGCGTCCTGACGATGCTGTACGCGATCGGGCTCTTCGTGGCGGCCCACGAGAAGCTCGACCGCCCCTGGCTGGCCATCGCCTACTACGCGGTGCTCGCTCCCTGGACCCTGGCCACCCTGCCCCGCGTCGCGAACGCGGCGAGCTGCACCCGGCGGTTCCTGTTCGCGGACCTGACCGTCGCGCTCGTCGGCATCCTCCTGACGCCGCTCGCCGATTCGCAGCAGCGCATCACCGACGGCTCCCCGACGCTGCCCTCCATATGGACCGCGGGCTCCGTGCTCGCGTTCGCCATCAAGGGCGGCTGGCGCTGGGCGGCATCGGCGTCCCTGCTCGTGGGCGTCGCCAACGTGGTGCAGCGCGGCGCGTTCAGCCGCGACACCCTGCACAACGTCCTGCTGGTCTGCATCGCCTCCATCGCCATCGGCTACGTCGTGGAGCTGGCCCGCGCCTCCGAGCGCACCCTCGCCCGCGCCCTGGAGATAGAGGCCGCGACCCGCGAGCGCGAACGCCTCGCCCGCGACATCCACGACAGCGTCCTCCAGGTCCTGGCCATGGTGCAGCGGCGCGGCACCGCCATCGGCGGCGAGGCCGCGGAGCTCGGCCGGCTCGCCGGGGAGCAGGAGGTCGCCCTGCGCACTCTGGTCGCCGGGGGCATGGTGCCCGCCTCGCACGTGTCGGAGGACATCGCGCAGGGCGCCGTCGTCCGCGCCTTCGAGGTGCCCGACAACGGCCCGGACGAGCCGGACGACGCGGCACCCCGCGACCTGCGCCCGCTGCTCGCCGCGCACGCGGGGTCGAAGGTCACGCTCTCCGAGCCCGGGGCGCCGGTGCTTCTCGCGCCGGGGACCGCACGGGAGCTGGCGGCCGCCGTCGGTGCCGCCCTGGACAATGTCCGCAGGCATGCCGGCGCGGAGGCACGCGCGTGGATCCTGGTCGAGGACGAGCCCGACGAGGTGATCGTGACGGTCAGGGACGACGGCCCCGGCATCCCGGAGGGGCGGCTCGTGGAGGCGGAGGGGGAGGGCCGCCTCGGTGTGGCCCTGTCGATCCGGGGGCGGCTGCGGGACATCGGGGGCACGGCCGAGCTGATCTCGGTGCCGGGCCAGGGCACGGAAGTGGAACTGAGAGTGCCGCGCGAACAGGCGCGGGACACACGGGGGAAGGCAGGAAAGGCGAGATGA
- a CDS encoding lysophospholipid acyltransferase family protein, whose amino-acid sequence MYGAMKVAIGGPLKLGFRPWVEGLENVPAEGPAILASNHLSFSDSFFLPAVLDRKVTFIAKAEYFTSPGVKGKLTAAFFKGVGQLPVDRSGGRGAGEAAIKSGIEVLERGELFGIYPEGTRSPDGRLYRGKPGGLARVALATGAPVLPVAMIDTEKIQPPGKVMPKLMRPGIRIGKPLDFTRYQGMEQDRFVLRALTDEVMYEIMKLSGQEYVDMYATAAKRQIAEAAKAAKAADKGEKAEKAEKGDKERSGS is encoded by the coding sequence ATCTACGGCGCAATGAAGGTTGCCATCGGAGGGCCGCTGAAGCTCGGCTTCAGGCCCTGGGTGGAGGGCCTTGAGAACGTCCCCGCCGAGGGCCCAGCGATTCTCGCGAGCAACCACCTCTCGTTCTCGGACTCCTTCTTCCTACCCGCGGTCCTCGACCGCAAGGTCACCTTCATCGCCAAGGCGGAGTACTTCACCTCGCCCGGCGTGAAGGGCAAGCTCACCGCTGCCTTCTTCAAGGGCGTGGGCCAGCTGCCCGTGGACCGCTCCGGCGGGCGCGGCGCCGGCGAGGCGGCCATCAAGAGCGGCATCGAGGTCCTGGAGCGGGGTGAGCTCTTCGGCATCTATCCCGAGGGCACGCGTTCGCCCGACGGACGCCTCTACCGCGGCAAGCCGGGCGGCCTCGCGCGCGTGGCGCTCGCCACCGGTGCGCCCGTCCTCCCCGTCGCGATGATCGACACGGAGAAGATCCAGCCGCCCGGCAAGGTGATGCCCAAGCTGATGCGTCCCGGCATCCGCATCGGCAAGCCGCTCGACTTCACGCGCTACCAGGGCATGGAGCAGGACCGCTTCGTGCTGCGCGCGCTGACCGACGAGGTCATGTACGAGATCATGAAGCTCTCCGGCCAGGAGTACGTCGACATGTACGCGACGGCCGCGAAGCGCCAGATCGCCGAGGCGGCGAAGGCCGCCAAGGCGGCCGACAAGGGCGAGAAGGCCGAGAAGGCCGAGAAGGGCGACAAGGAACGGTCCGGCTCCTAG
- a CDS encoding alpha/beta hydrolase, which produces MPVLPGAEPYRHEGGEIGVLLCHGFTGSPQSLRPWAEYLAERGLTVSLPLLPGHGTRWEDMQVTGWQDWYAEVERELRSLLERCERVFVFGLSMGGALALRLAAKHGDAVAGLVLVNPGNKVHGLAAHALPVARHLVPSTKGIVSDIAKPGSEEVGYHRIPLHAAHSLRRFFRVVDAELPQVTQPLVVLHSPRDHVVPPADSARILSRVSSTDVTEILLEQSYHVATLDHDADRIFEESHAFIGRLAPSVGKEGTATGG; this is translated from the coding sequence GTGCCGGTCCTCCCCGGAGCCGAGCCGTACCGCCACGAAGGCGGCGAGATCGGCGTCCTCCTCTGCCACGGCTTCACCGGTTCCCCGCAGTCGCTGCGCCCCTGGGCCGAGTACCTCGCGGAGCGCGGCCTGACCGTCTCGCTGCCGCTCCTGCCCGGCCACGGCACACGCTGGGAGGACATGCAGGTCACGGGCTGGCAGGACTGGTACGCGGAGGTGGAGCGCGAGCTGCGGTCGCTCCTGGAGCGGTGCGAGCGGGTCTTCGTCTTCGGGCTCTCCATGGGCGGGGCGCTCGCGCTGCGCCTGGCGGCGAAGCACGGGGACGCGGTCGCCGGACTCGTCCTCGTCAACCCGGGGAACAAGGTGCACGGCCTCGCGGCGCACGCGCTGCCCGTCGCCCGGCACCTCGTGCCGAGCACGAAGGGCATCGTCAGCGACATCGCGAAGCCCGGCTCCGAAGAGGTCGGGTACCACCGCATCCCGCTGCACGCAGCGCACTCGCTGCGCCGGTTCTTCCGCGTGGTCGACGCCGAGCTGCCGCAGGTGACGCAGCCGCTCGTGGTGCTGCACAGCCCGCGCGACCACGTGGTGCCGCCCGCCGACTCGGCCCGCATCCTCAGCCGCGTCTCCTCCACGGACGTCACGGAGATCCTGCTGGAACAGAGCTACCACGTCGCGACGTTGGACCACGATGCGGACCGGATCTTCGAGGAGAGTCACGCGTTCATCGGCCGGCTCGCCCCCAGCGTCGGTAAGGAAGGGACGGCCACCGGTGGCTGA
- a CDS encoding RNA polymerase sigma factor, with protein sequence MTVDPGVPLRTGQRTCEKSDAWSIERSRDEPEQFAALFDRHADAVYRYAARRLGPEAAEDLMSDTFTTAFKERHRYDLARADARPWLFGIATNLIGRHRRAEARRFKALARVPAPVPHDEPVADLAVARAGAEGLRGDLAAALAGLSARHRDVVLLVAWADLDYEEAAQALGVPVGTVRSRLHRARSTLREALGGSDPTAFQEAHAHE encoded by the coding sequence ATGACCGTCGATCCCGGCGTCCCCCTTCGCACGGGGCAGCGCACCTGCGAGAAGAGCGACGCCTGGTCCATCGAGCGGTCCCGGGACGAGCCCGAGCAGTTCGCCGCCCTCTTCGACCGGCATGCCGACGCCGTGTACCGGTACGCGGCCCGCCGGCTCGGCCCCGAGGCGGCGGAAGACCTGATGTCCGACACCTTCACCACCGCCTTCAAGGAGCGCCACCGCTACGACCTGGCGCGGGCCGACGCCCGCCCCTGGCTGTTCGGCATCGCGACCAACCTGATCGGCCGGCACCGCAGGGCCGAGGCCCGCCGCTTCAAGGCGCTGGCCAGGGTGCCCGCGCCGGTGCCGCACGACGAGCCGGTCGCCGACCTCGCGGTCGCCCGCGCGGGTGCCGAGGGGCTCCGCGGCGACCTGGCCGCGGCCCTGGCCGGGCTCTCGGCCCGGCACCGCGACGTGGTCCTCCTCGTGGCGTGGGCCGACCTCGACTACGAAGAGGCGGCCCAGGCGTTGGGGGTGCCCGTCGGCACCGTCAGATCGAGACTGCACCGGGCCCGCAGCACATTGCGCGAAGCACTGGGCGGATCCGATCCGACAGCTTTCCAGGAGGCACACGCCCATGAATGA
- a CDS encoding CU044_5270 family protein — MNELDELRDWDTGAPPLDDDTRHRARVRLFAAMNDEPTARVRPLWRRPVLRVAVAGTVAAAVAGTVLVAVNTGGDEEARAKPPADSAPSMRNVSARAVLNGAAAYERKHERTVAPRDDQYIYTKEIIKETEQRTGAVKRHVDENWRSVDGSKRSWIMEIGHGWWSEPDKDNETSWPPQDWGTLKKLPTDPEKLILSLLHKTGPNDRNDSLDEITDQEWPDIHFSLAGLLKLVPVMPEGLRPAAYEALGMVPGVKAVPGQKDAKGRTGVAITYDDPTGQGMSFGGHFIFDPKTYAFLGFRDTRSSGDGKNMKTYTQLSYLDSWAITDKVKQRP; from the coding sequence ATGAATGAGCTCGATGAACTGCGCGACTGGGACACGGGGGCTCCCCCGCTGGACGACGACACCCGCCACCGCGCGCGCGTGCGCCTGTTCGCCGCGATGAACGACGAGCCGACGGCTCGGGTACGTCCCCTGTGGCGCCGCCCCGTGCTGCGCGTCGCCGTCGCCGGGACCGTCGCGGCCGCCGTGGCGGGCACCGTGCTGGTCGCGGTGAACACCGGGGGCGACGAGGAAGCCCGCGCCAAGCCGCCCGCCGACAGCGCGCCGTCGATGCGCAACGTCAGCGCACGCGCCGTGCTGAACGGCGCGGCCGCGTACGAACGGAAGCACGAGAGGACCGTCGCCCCGCGCGACGACCAGTACATCTACACGAAGGAGATCATCAAGGAGACCGAGCAGCGCACGGGCGCGGTCAAACGGCACGTCGACGAGAACTGGCGTTCCGTGGACGGTTCGAAGCGCTCCTGGATCATGGAGATCGGCCACGGCTGGTGGTCGGAGCCCGACAAGGACAACGAGACGTCCTGGCCCCCGCAGGACTGGGGCACCCTGAAGAAGCTCCCGACCGACCCGGAGAAGCTGATCCTCTCGCTGCTCCACAAGACGGGACCGAACGACAGGAACGACTCGCTGGACGAGATCACCGACCAGGAGTGGCCGGACATCCACTTCAGCCTCGCCGGCCTCCTGAAACTCGTCCCGGTGATGCCGGAGGGCCTGCGCCCGGCCGCGTACGAGGCGCTGGGCATGGTCCCCGGGGTGAAGGCGGTCCCCGGCCAGAAGGACGCCAAGGGCCGCACGGGGGTGGCCATCACCTACGACGACCCGACGGGGCAGGGCATGTCGTTCGGCGGCCACTTCATCTTCGACCCGAAGACGTACGCCTTCCTGGGCTTCCGTGACACGCGCTCATCGGGTGACGGCAAGAACATGAAGACGTACACCCAGCTCTCGTACCTCGACAGCTGGGCGATCACCGACAAGGTGAAACAGCGCCCCTAG
- a CDS encoding endonuclease/exonuclease/phosphatase family protein, which produces MVSEPLPNSRTEPDGSAVIRVLSYNIRSMRDDTAALARVIAACAPDLVLVQEAPRFFRWRKKLARLARAADLVILSGGGSAAGPALLCSLRATVERTEDVLLPLTPGLHRRGFATAVVRFGGARLGVLSCHLSLQGDERYDQGGMLLDRLAGMGVEHAVAGGDLNERPGGRTFRRLAEALQDCWAVKPWGGENTSTPADPHQRIDALFATPGIEVLGCGVPLDLPGVGPDDLRAATDHLPVLAALRVPR; this is translated from the coding sequence ATGGTCAGCGAACCGCTCCCCAACTCCCGCACTGAACCCGACGGTTCGGCCGTCATCCGGGTGCTCAGCTACAACATCCGTTCGATGCGCGACGACACCGCCGCGCTCGCCCGGGTCATCGCCGCCTGCGCCCCCGACCTCGTCCTGGTCCAAGAGGCCCCGCGGTTCTTCCGCTGGCGCAAGAAGCTGGCCCGACTCGCGCGCGCCGCCGACCTGGTGATCCTCTCCGGCGGCGGCTCCGCGGCCGGACCCGCGCTGCTCTGCTCGCTGCGCGCCACGGTCGAGCGCACCGAGGACGTGCTGCTGCCGCTCACCCCCGGTCTGCACCGGCGCGGCTTCGCGACCGCCGTCGTCCGCTTCGGCGGCGCCAGGCTCGGCGTCCTGAGCTGCCACCTGAGCCTGCAGGGCGACGAGCGGTACGACCAGGGCGGGATGCTGCTCGACCGGCTCGCGGGGATGGGCGTGGAGCACGCGGTCGCGGGCGGTGACCTCAACGAGCGGCCCGGCGGCCGGACGTTCCGCAGGCTCGCCGAGGCTCTCCAGGACTGCTGGGCGGTCAAGCCGTGGGGCGGCGAGAACACCTCCACGCCGGCCGACCCGCACCAGCGCATCGACGCGCTCTTCGCGACCCCCGGCATCGAAGTCCTCGGCTGCGGCGTGCCGTTGGACCTGCCCGGGGTGGGCCCGGACGACCTGAGGGCGGCCACGGACCACCTGCCGGTCCTGGCCGCCCTCAGAGTCCCCCGGTGA
- a CDS encoding ROK family glucokinase: protein MGLTIGVDIGGTKIAAGVVDEDGNILSTFKVPTPGTSEAIVDAIASAVAGARAGHDIVGVGIGAAGYVNRQRSTVYFAPNIDWRQEPLKEEVEKRVGLPVVVENDANAAAWGEYRFGGGKGHRNVICITLGTGLGGGIIIGNKLRRGHFGVAAEFGHIRMVPDGLLCGCGSQGCWEQYASGRALVRYAKQRANATPENAEYLLSLGDGTPEGIEGKHISMAARQGDAVAIDSYRELARWAGAGLADLASLFDPSAFIVGGGLSDEGELVLDPIRKSFKRWLVGAAWRPEAQVIAAQLGNDAGLVGAADLAREPDPVM from the coding sequence CATCGGCGGCACCAAGATCGCGGCCGGAGTGGTCGACGAGGACGGCAACATCCTCTCGACCTTCAAGGTGCCGACCCCTGGTACTTCCGAGGCCATCGTCGACGCGATCGCCTCCGCCGTGGCGGGCGCACGGGCCGGGCACGACATCGTCGGCGTCGGCATCGGCGCCGCCGGATACGTCAACCGGCAGCGCTCCACGGTCTACTTCGCGCCGAACATCGACTGGCGCCAGGAACCGCTCAAGGAAGAGGTCGAGAAGCGCGTCGGCCTGCCCGTGGTCGTGGAGAACGACGCGAACGCGGCGGCCTGGGGCGAGTACCGCTTCGGTGGCGGCAAGGGCCACCGCAACGTCATCTGCATCACGCTCGGCACCGGTCTCGGCGGCGGCATCATCATCGGCAACAAGCTGCGCCGCGGTCACTTCGGCGTCGCCGCCGAGTTCGGCCACATCCGGATGGTGCCGGACGGCCTGCTCTGCGGCTGCGGCAGCCAGGGCTGCTGGGAGCAGTACGCGTCGGGGCGCGCCCTCGTGCGGTACGCGAAGCAGCGCGCCAACGCCACCCCCGAGAACGCCGAGTACCTGCTCTCGCTGGGCGACGGCACCCCCGAGGGCATCGAGGGCAAGCACATCTCGATGGCCGCGCGGCAGGGCGACGCCGTCGCCATCGACTCCTACCGCGAGCTGGCCCGCTGGGCGGGCGCGGGCCTCGCCGACCTGGCGTCGCTCTTCGACCCGTCCGCGTTCATCGTCGGCGGCGGCCTGTCGGACGAGGGCGAGCTGGTCCTCGACCCGATCCGCAAGTCCTTCAAGCGCTGGCTCGTCGGCGCGGCGTGGCGCCCCGAGGCGCAGGTCATCGCGGCCCAGCTGGGCAACGACGCGGGTCTGGTCGGAGCGGCGGACCTGGCGCGGGAGCCGGATCCGGTCATGTGA